A single region of the Pseudomonas sp. VD-NE ins genome encodes:
- the tyrS gene encoding tyrosine--tRNA ligase, translating into MKSVEEQLALIKRGAEELLVESELIEKLKRGQPLRIKAGFDPTAPDLHLGHTVLINKLRQFQELGHQVIFLIGDFTGMIGDPSGKSATRPPLTREQVLENAETYKTQVFKILDPAKTEVAFNSTWMDQMGPADFIRLTSQYTVARMLERDDFDKRYTTNQPIAIHEFLYPLVQGYDSVALRADVELGGTDQKFNLLMGRELQRGYGQEAQCILTMPLLEGLDGVKKMSKSLGNYVGIQEAPGVMYSKLVSIPDALMWRYFELLSFRSMDEINALRADVEAGANPRDVKIKLAEEIVARFHGEEAAANAHRAAGNRMKDGELPDDLPEVELASAEDMPIAAVLNKAGLVKNSAAARDLLASGGVRVDGQVVDRSFIYVLGATHVCQAGKKAFARITLKSE; encoded by the coding sequence ATGAAGTCGGTTGAAGAGCAGCTAGCGCTGATTAAACGTGGTGCGGAAGAACTGTTGGTCGAGTCCGAGCTGATCGAGAAGCTCAAGCGCGGCCAGCCGCTGCGTATTAAGGCAGGCTTTGATCCAACCGCTCCGGATCTGCACTTGGGTCATACCGTGCTTATTAATAAGCTGCGTCAGTTTCAGGAACTGGGGCATCAGGTGATCTTCCTTATAGGTGACTTCACCGGGATGATCGGTGATCCGAGTGGCAAGAGTGCTACTCGTCCTCCGCTGACTCGCGAACAGGTTCTGGAAAACGCCGAGACTTACAAAACTCAGGTTTTCAAGATTCTCGATCCGGCGAAAACCGAAGTCGCGTTCAACTCCACCTGGATGGATCAGATGGGGCCGGCCGACTTCATTCGTCTGACCTCGCAGTACACCGTCGCTCGCATGCTCGAGCGTGACGACTTCGATAAGCGCTACACCACCAATCAGCCAATCGCTATTCACGAGTTCCTTTACCCGCTGGTGCAGGGTTACGACTCGGTGGCTCTGCGTGCGGATGTCGAGTTGGGTGGTACCGATCAGAAGTTCAACTTGCTGATGGGGCGTGAGTTGCAGCGTGGTTATGGTCAAGAGGCTCAGTGCATTCTGACCATGCCGCTGCTCGAAGGTCTGGATGGTGTGAAGAAGATGTCCAAGTCCTTGGGCAACTACGTCGGTATTCAGGAAGCGCCGGGCGTCATGTACAGCAAGCTGGTTTCGATTCCGGATGCATTGATGTGGCGTTACTTCGAGCTGCTCAGCTTCCGCTCGATGGACGAGATCAATGCGTTGCGTGCCGATGTTGAGGCAGGCGCCAATCCGCGCGACGTCAAAATCAAACTGGCTGAAGAGATCGTTGCGCGCTTCCATGGTGAAGAGGCTGCGGCCAATGCTCATCGTGCAGCGGGTAACCGTATGAAGGATGGTGAGTTGCCGGATGATCTGCCGGAAGTCGAACTGGCTTCCGCTGAGGACATGCCGATCGCGGCAGTCCTTAATAAAGCAGGCCTGGTGAAAAACTCGGCAGCGGCACGCGACCTCTTGGCGTCCGGCGGTGTGCGCGTTGATGGTCAGGTGGTTGATCGCTCCTTTATATATGTACTGGGCGCGACCCACGTTTGCCAGGCAGGCAAGAAGGCATTTGCACGTATCACGCTGAAATCTGAGTGA
- a CDS encoding peptidoglycan DD-metalloendopeptidase family protein: protein MTTEPSKAPPLYPKTHLLAASGIAALLSLALLVFPSSDVEAKKTTLSLELESPAEQLTQDQDAADAVQATNESVASPFAQIENSDENTAQTAEAAPAPAAEKPKAPGHREVIVAKGDTLSTLFEKVGLPAASVHEVLASDKQAKQFSQLKHGQKLEFELNPEGQLTSLHSKVSDVETITLTKNDKGYAFNRVTAKPTVRTAYVHGVINSSLSQSAARAGLSHSLTMDMASVFGYDVDFAQDIRQGDEFDVIYEQKVVNGKAVGTGPILSARFTNRGKTYTAVRYTNKQGNSSYYTADGNSMRKAFIRTPVDFARISSKFSMGRKHPILNKIRAHKGVDYAAPRGTPIKAAGDGKVLLAGRRGGYGNTVIIQHGNTYRTLYGHMQGFAKGVKTGGTVKQGQVIGYIGTTGLSTGPHLHYEFQVNGVHVDPLGQKLPMADPIAKAERARFLAQSQPLMARMDQEKATMLASSKR, encoded by the coding sequence ATGACCACAGAACCGTCTAAAGCGCCGCCGCTTTACCCGAAGACCCACCTGCTTGCCGCAAGTGGAATCGCCGCCCTTCTCAGCCTGGCACTCCTGGTATTTCCTTCCAGTGATGTTGAAGCCAAAAAGACGACCCTGAGCCTTGAACTGGAAAGTCCTGCTGAACAACTGACACAAGATCAAGACGCAGCTGATGCGGTTCAAGCCACAAATGAGTCAGTAGCCTCGCCATTTGCTCAAATCGAAAACAGTGACGAGAACACCGCGCAAACCGCAGAAGCGGCACCAGCGCCGGCCGCCGAAAAGCCAAAAGCACCAGGTCATCGTGAAGTCATCGTTGCCAAGGGCGATACGCTGTCGACCTTGTTCGAAAAAGTCGGCCTGCCGGCTGCGTCCGTACATGAAGTTCTGGCCAGCGACAAACAAGCCAAACAGTTCAGCCAGCTCAAGCACGGCCAAAAACTCGAATTCGAATTGAATCCTGAAGGCCAACTGACCAGTTTGCACAGCAAGGTCAGTGACGTCGAAACCATTACCCTGACCAAGAATGACAAGGGTTATGCCTTCAACCGGGTTACCGCAAAACCGACCGTTCGCACCGCTTACGTGCACGGCGTCATCAATAGCTCACTTTCACAATCCGCAGCCCGTGCTGGCCTCTCGCACAGCCTGACCATGGATATGGCCAGCGTCTTTGGCTACGACGTCGATTTCGCTCAAGACATCCGCCAGGGTGACGAATTCGATGTGATCTACGAGCAGAAAGTGGTCAACGGCAAAGCCGTCGGCACCGGACCGATCCTGTCCGCTCGCTTCACTAACCGCGGCAAGACCTACACCGCCGTGCGTTATACCAACAAGCAAGGCAACAGCAGCTACTACACGGCTGATGGCAACAGCATGCGTAAGGCGTTCATCCGTACGCCGGTGGACTTCGCACGCATCAGCTCGAAGTTCTCCATGGGCCGCAAGCACCCGATCCTCAACAAGATCCGCGCTCACAAGGGCGTTGATTACGCTGCGCCGCGCGGTACGCCAATCAAGGCTGCCGGTGACGGCAAAGTGCTGCTCGCCGGACGCCGTGGTGGCTACGGCAATACCGTGATCATCCAGCACGGCAACACCTACCGCACTCTATACGGCCATATGCAAGGCTTCGCCAAAGGAGTGAAAACCGGCGGCACCGTCAAGCAAGGCCAGGTCATTGGTTACATCGGCACTACCGGCCTGTCCACCGGCCCTCACTTGCACTATGAGTTCCAGGTCAATGGCGTTCACGTCGATCCTCTGGGCCAGAAGCTGCCAATGGCCGACCCGATCGCCAAAGCCGAGCGCGCTCGCTTCCTCGCTCAGAGCCAACCACTGATGGCGCGCATGGATCAAGAGAAGGCCACCATGCTGGCCTCGAGCAAGCGCTAA
- a CDS encoding anhydro-N-acetylmuramic acid kinase, with protein MALYIGVMSGTSLDGLDIALIELTSAIKLVATHYIPMPESLRAELLGLCASGPDEIARSAIAQQNWVKLAAQGIHILLDQQQLKPDAIRAIGSHGQTIRHEPARGFTVQIGNPALLTELTGITVVSDFRSRDVAAGGQGAPLVPAFHEALFEECSGNQAVLNVGGFSNLSLIEPTRPVAGFDCGPGNVLLDAWIHQQRGENYDRNGDWAKTGSVEPTLLHALLSDPFFVAKGPKSTGREVFNLPWLEQHLSRLPDFAAEDVQATLLELTALTIIESLQSAQADTQELLVCGGGAHNTTLMERLAALLPNATVASTATHGVDPDWVEAMAFAWLAHCCLEGIAANRPSVTGARGLRVLGAIYPA; from the coding sequence ATGGCCCTGTATATCGGTGTGATGTCCGGAACCAGCCTCGACGGTCTGGACATTGCCCTGATCGAACTGACCTCGGCGATCAAACTGGTCGCCACGCACTACATCCCCATGCCTGAATCGCTGCGCGCCGAGCTGCTTGGCTTGTGCGCCAGCGGTCCTGACGAGATCGCCCGCTCGGCGATTGCCCAGCAGAACTGGGTCAAGCTCGCGGCACAGGGCATTCACATACTTCTCGATCAGCAGCAACTCAAACCCGACGCCATTCGTGCGATTGGCAGCCACGGCCAAACCATTCGCCACGAACCCGCGCGAGGCTTTACCGTACAGATCGGCAACCCTGCCCTACTGACTGAATTGACCGGCATCACCGTAGTCAGCGACTTCCGCAGCCGCGATGTCGCCGCCGGTGGCCAAGGTGCACCTCTCGTTCCAGCCTTCCATGAAGCGTTATTCGAAGAGTGTAGCGGTAACCAGGCAGTCTTGAATGTCGGCGGTTTCAGCAATCTCAGTCTGATTGAACCGACCAGACCTGTAGCCGGTTTCGACTGTGGCCCTGGGAATGTTCTGTTGGATGCCTGGATCCACCAGCAACGGGGCGAAAACTATGATCGCAATGGCGACTGGGCAAAAACAGGTTCAGTTGAGCCGACGTTGCTGCACGCGCTTCTCAGCGATCCGTTCTTTGTCGCCAAGGGCCCGAAAAGTACCGGCCGCGAAGTGTTCAACCTGCCTTGGCTGGAACAACACCTTTCGCGTCTGCCAGACTTTGCTGCTGAGGACGTACAAGCCACACTGCTTGAACTGACAGCACTGACCATTATCGAATCACTGCAAAGCGCCCAAGCCGATACTCAAGAGTTATTGGTCTGCGGCGGCGGTGCGCACAACACTACACTAATGGAGCGGCTGGCCGCCCTGCTGCCAAACGCAACCGTCGCCAGCACAGCCACCCACGGCGTTGACCCGGACTGGGTGGAAGCCATGGCCTTCGCCTGGCTGGCCCACTGCTGTCTCGAAGGCATCGCCGCCAACCGCCCAAGCGTCACCGGCGCCCGCGGACTTCGAGTACTCGGCGCCATCTATCCCGCTTAA
- the erpA gene encoding iron-sulfur cluster insertion protein ErpA: MSVESFTPTALQFTHGAAHKVKSLVDEEGNDRLKLRVFVTGGGCSGFQYGFTFDEDVAEDDTIVEREGVSLVVDPMSFQYLAGAEVDYQEGLEGSRFVIKNPNATTTCGCGSSFSI, translated from the coding sequence ATGAGCGTCGAATCCTTCACCCCCACGGCTTTGCAATTCACCCACGGTGCCGCGCACAAGGTGAAGAGCCTGGTCGATGAAGAGGGGAATGATCGCTTGAAGCTGCGCGTATTCGTTACGGGCGGCGGTTGTTCAGGGTTTCAGTACGGCTTCACTTTCGATGAGGATGTGGCCGAGGACGACACCATCGTCGAGCGCGAAGGCGTGAGTCTGGTGGTAGATCCGATGAGCTTCCAGTACCTGGCCGGTGCTGAAGTGGACTACCAGGAAGGTCTGGAAGGTTCGCGCTTCGTGATCAAGAACCCTAACGCCACCACGACGTGTGGTTGCGGGTCTTCGTTCTCGATCTGA
- the argC gene encoding N-acetyl-gamma-glutamyl-phosphate reductase: MVKVGIVGGTGYTGVELLRLLAQHPQAEVVVITSRSEAGLAVADMYPNLRGHFDGLAFSVPDIKTLGACDVVFFATPHGVAHALAGELLAAGTKVIDLSADFRLQDAEEWAKWYGQPHGAPELLDEAVYGLPEVNREQIKKARLIAVPGCYPTATQLGFLPLLEAGLADTSRLIADCKSGVSGAGRGAAVGSLYSETSESMKAYAVKGHRHLPEIRQGLRRAAGKDVGLTFVPHLTPMIRGIHSTLYATVVDRSVDLQALFEKRYANEPFVDVMPAGSHPETRSVRGANVCRIAVHRPQDGDLVVVLSVIDNLVKGASGQAVQNMNILFGLDERFGLSHAGMLP, encoded by the coding sequence ATGGTCAAGGTCGGTATCGTCGGCGGCACGGGTTACACCGGTGTCGAATTGCTGCGTCTATTGGCACAGCATCCGCAGGCAGAAGTGGTGGTGATCACTTCCCGATCCGAGGCCGGTCTGGCCGTGGCTGACATGTACCCGAACCTGCGCGGTCACTTCGATGGCCTCGCCTTCAGCGTGCCGGACATCAAGACCCTCGGCGCTTGCGACGTGGTGTTCTTCGCCACGCCGCACGGTGTGGCTCACGCATTGGCCGGTGAACTGCTGGCAGCGGGCACCAAGGTCATCGACCTGTCGGCCGACTTCCGTCTGCAAGACGCTGAAGAGTGGGCGAAGTGGTACGGTCAGCCGCACGGCGCGCCTGAGTTGCTGGACGAAGCTGTTTACGGTCTGCCGGAAGTCAATCGCGAGCAGATCAAGAAGGCCCGCCTGATCGCGGTGCCGGGTTGCTACCCAACCGCTACGCAGCTGGGCTTCCTGCCGTTGCTCGAGGCTGGTCTGGCGGATACTTCGCGTTTGATCGCCGACTGCAAATCCGGCGTCAGCGGTGCCGGTCGCGGTGCGGCTGTCGGCTCGCTGTACTCCGAAACGTCGGAAAGCATGAAGGCCTATGCGGTGAAAGGTCACCGTCACCTGCCGGAAATTCGCCAGGGTCTGCGTCGCGCAGCGGGCAAGGATGTCGGTCTGACCTTCGTTCCGCACCTGACCCCGATGATCCGCGGCATTCACTCGACGCTCTACGCGACCGTGGTTGATCGCTCGGTGGATCTGCAGGCGCTGTTTGAAAAGCGTTATGCCAACGAACCGTTCGTCGATGTAATGCCGGCCGGCAGCCATCCGGAAACTCGCAGCGTGCGCGGCGCCAACGTCTGCCGTATTGCTGTTCACCGCCCGCAGGATGGCGATCTGGTGGTGGTGCTTTCGGTGATCGACAACCTGGTCAAAGGCGCGTCGGGCCAAGCTGTGCAGAACATGAACATCCTGTTCGGTCTGGACGAGCGCTTCGGTCTGTCCCACGCAGGTATGCTGCCATAA
- the hemJ gene encoding protoporphyrinogen oxidase HemJ → MLYLWIKAFHIVSIVCWFAGLFYLPRLFVYHAQSEDTISKERFSVMERKLYRGIMGPAMIATLIFGGWLIYLNPSIFSMGGWIHAKLTLVVLLIGYHHMCGAQVKRFARGENTRSHVFYRWFNEVPVLILLAIVILVVVKPF, encoded by the coding sequence ATGCTCTATCTATGGATCAAAGCTTTTCACATTGTCAGCATCGTTTGCTGGTTTGCCGGGCTGTTCTACTTGCCGCGTCTGTTCGTGTATCACGCGCAAAGCGAAGACACGATCAGCAAAGAACGCTTCAGCGTAATGGAACGCAAGCTGTACCGCGGCATCATGGGCCCGGCGATGATTGCGACGCTGATCTTCGGCGGCTGGCTGATCTATCTCAACCCGAGCATCTTCAGCATGGGTGGCTGGATTCACGCCAAACTGACGCTCGTCGTCTTGCTGATCGGCTACCACCACATGTGTGGCGCGCAGGTAAAACGTTTTGCCCGTGGCGAAAACACCCGCAGCCATGTCTTTTATCGCTGGTTCAATGAAGTGCCGGTTCTGATATTGCTGGCTATCGTAATTCTGGTCGTGGTCAAGCCGTTCTAA
- a CDS encoding NAD(P)H-dependent flavin oxidoreductase, which produces MSLPALLEQRLRLPVVAAPMFLISNPELVLACCRNGVVGSFPALNQRESSGFKAWLEQIEAGLATLDNPAPYAVNLIVHNSNPRLQADLNICVEHKVPIVITSLGAVKELVDAVHSYGGLVFHDVTTRRHAEKAAEAGVDGLIAVAAGAGGHAGTWSPFALIAEIRQFFDKTLLLAGCLNHGHEILAAQLLGADLAYFGTRFIGTTESHAPDAYKEMLLTAKASDIIHTPAVSGVPASFMRQSLEAAGFDMAALQGKGEVNFGDKLKPISDEAKAWKTVWSAGQGVGQIEDLPSVDQLIARLDAEYRQAQERAAQLPQRWPR; this is translated from the coding sequence ATGTCGCTGCCCGCTTTGCTCGAACAACGTCTGCGTCTGCCTGTAGTGGCCGCGCCGATGTTTCTGATTTCCAACCCGGAACTCGTCCTCGCCTGCTGCCGCAATGGCGTGGTCGGTAGCTTCCCGGCACTGAACCAGCGCGAAAGCAGCGGGTTCAAAGCCTGGCTGGAACAGATCGAAGCGGGACTGGCGACACTGGACAACCCGGCGCCGTACGCGGTGAACCTGATTGTTCACAACAGCAACCCGCGCTTGCAGGCGGACTTGAACATCTGCGTCGAGCACAAAGTACCGATCGTTATCACCAGCCTCGGCGCAGTGAAGGAGTTGGTCGACGCGGTACACAGCTATGGCGGTCTGGTGTTCCATGACGTCACCACTCGCCGACATGCCGAGAAAGCGGCCGAGGCGGGTGTCGACGGTTTGATCGCCGTGGCGGCCGGCGCCGGGGGGCATGCCGGCACCTGGAGTCCGTTTGCGCTGATTGCCGAGATCCGCCAGTTCTTCGATAAAACCCTGCTGCTTGCAGGATGTCTTAACCACGGTCATGAGATTCTTGCCGCACAGCTGCTCGGCGCGGATTTGGCCTACTTCGGTACGCGATTTATCGGCACCACGGAAAGTCATGCGCCTGACGCCTACAAGGAGATGCTGCTGACAGCCAAGGCTTCGGACATCATCCATACTCCAGCGGTCTCGGGAGTGCCGGCGAGTTTTATGCGTCAGAGCCTGGAGGCAGCCGGTTTCGACATGGCCGCCCTGCAAGGAAAAGGCGAAGTGAATTTCGGTGACAAGTTGAAGCCGATCAGCGATGAGGCCAAAGCTTGGAAAACCGTGTGGTCGGCCGGTCAAGGCGTAGGGCAGATCGAGGATCTGCCGAGCGTGGATCAATTGATCGCACGGCTGGACGCAGAGTATCGCCAGGCACAGGAACGTGCAGCCCAGCTACCGCAACGCTGGCCGCGCTAA
- a CDS encoding DUF805 domain-containing protein: MSEPRYKIVFDGALQPGVDITTAKLNLADLFKSDVVAIERLFNGRTVALKRDLSHSDAQTYLQALSKTGIDARIEAETTIELNLSDVHEHSAAIAEPDSPYAPPRATVGESLPAFATLKPFSVEGRIGRLRFLAWTMVLSLVTLPIVGVFALLALGLVSGDSTTGLIIGGIFAFFLFIAFLIVSILFSVQRLHDIGWSGWLWLLNLVPFVGSFFPLVIMVVPGNTGANRYGPPPPPNSSAVKVLCSLWIVFFALIFVGGMLGGISAIQQEYESNLESSYESGSVTTDEVEVEVEAPADSADEAAEAAQAPVDSAKE; encoded by the coding sequence ATGAGCGAACCCCGTTACAAGATCGTATTCGACGGAGCTCTACAGCCCGGTGTCGATATCACCACTGCCAAACTCAACCTGGCGGATCTGTTCAAGAGTGACGTCGTCGCAATCGAGCGCCTGTTCAATGGCCGCACCGTCGCACTCAAACGTGATTTGTCCCACAGCGATGCGCAGACCTATCTGCAAGCGCTGAGTAAAACCGGAATCGATGCGCGCATCGAAGCTGAAACGACGATCGAACTGAATCTTTCCGACGTACACGAGCATTCAGCTGCCATAGCGGAACCTGACTCCCCTTACGCACCACCGCGTGCCACCGTCGGCGAGAGTCTGCCGGCGTTCGCCACGCTCAAGCCGTTCAGCGTAGAAGGGCGAATCGGCCGCCTGCGTTTTCTGGCATGGACGATGGTCCTGAGCCTGGTGACCCTGCCCATTGTCGGCGTGTTCGCCTTGCTGGCTCTGGGGCTGGTCAGCGGCGATTCCACCACTGGCCTGATCATCGGCGGAATCTTCGCGTTCTTCCTGTTTATCGCGTTCCTGATTGTCAGCATTCTGTTCAGCGTCCAGCGTCTGCACGATATCGGCTGGTCAGGCTGGCTCTGGCTGCTGAACCTGGTGCCATTCGTGGGCAGCTTCTTCCCGCTGGTGATCATGGTCGTACCGGGCAACACCGGCGCCAATCGCTACGGCCCTCCCCCGCCGCCAAACAGCAGCGCAGTGAAGGTGCTGTGTTCCCTGTGGATCGTGTTCTTCGCACTGATCTTTGTCGGTGGAATGCTCGGCGGGATCTCGGCCATCCAGCAGGAATATGAAAGCAATCTGGAAAGCAGCTACGAAAGTGGCTCGGTGACCACTGATGAAGTCGAAGTAGAGGTCGAAGCGCCAGCGGATTCCGCCGATGAGGCAGCCGAAGCGGCGCAGGCCCCTGTAGACTCTGCGAAAGAATGA
- a CDS encoding SDR family NAD(P)-dependent oxidoreductase, translating into MTRYALITGASSGIGLAMAEALARRGRSLILVARQRDQLESIAIELTQRFGVEVLFRACDLGEPLRLSGFLLELEEGDRQIDLLVNCAGIGTCGPFLAQDWMTEQDLIEVNILALTRLCHAIGNSMALQGGGQILNVASVAAFNPGPWMSTYYASKAYVLHFSEALRVELKQSAVKVSVLCPGPTRTAFFRTAQLNSDKLKDSKLLMSPEEVALYTVRALDKNRAIIIPGRRNRWFAFLPRLGSRWLNRTIVGMVNKAYCPR; encoded by the coding sequence ATGACCCGTTACGCACTGATCACCGGCGCCTCCAGCGGCATTGGCCTGGCCATGGCCGAGGCGCTGGCCCGGCGCGGCCGCAGCCTGATTCTGGTGGCCCGACAGCGTGATCAGCTGGAAAGCATTGCGATCGAGTTGACCCAGCGTTTTGGCGTCGAAGTACTGTTCCGCGCCTGCGATCTGGGCGAGCCATTGCGTCTGTCCGGCTTCCTGCTGGAACTCGAAGAAGGTGACCGGCAGATCGACTTGCTGGTCAATTGCGCCGGTATCGGCACCTGCGGCCCGTTTCTCGCGCAGGACTGGATGACCGAGCAGGATCTGATCGAAGTGAACATCCTCGCCCTCACCCGCCTCTGCCACGCCATTGGCAACAGCATGGCGCTGCAGGGTGGTGGGCAGATTCTCAATGTCGCCTCGGTGGCCGCGTTCAATCCAGGCCCGTGGATGAGCACTTACTACGCCAGCAAGGCGTATGTGCTGCACTTCTCCGAAGCCTTGCGGGTTGAACTCAAACAAAGTGCGGTGAAGGTTTCAGTGCTCTGCCCCGGCCCGACGCGCACGGCATTTTTCCGTACGGCGCAACTGAACAGCGACAAACTCAAAGACAGCAAATTGCTGATGAGCCCCGAGGAGGTCGCGCTGTACACCGTTCGCGCCCTCGACAAGAACCGCGCGATCATCATTCCGGGACGCCGCAACCGCTGGTTCGCTTTCCTGCCGCGATTGGGTTCGCGCTGGCTCAATCGCACCATTGTCGGCATGGTCAACAAGGCTTACTGCCCGCGCTGA
- a CDS encoding histidine triad nucleotide-binding protein → MDTLFTKIINREIPARIIYEDDQVLAFHDIAPQAPVHFLVIPKKPVRTLNDLTEDDKALAGHILFTAQRLALELGCEDGFRVVMNCNEKGGQTVYHIHMHVLGQRQMNWPPG, encoded by the coding sequence GTGGATACTCTGTTCACCAAGATCATCAACCGGGAGATTCCGGCCAGGATCATTTACGAGGACGACCAGGTTCTGGCGTTCCACGACATCGCCCCTCAGGCACCAGTGCATTTCCTGGTGATCCCGAAAAAACCGGTGCGCACCCTCAATGACCTGACCGAAGACGACAAGGCACTGGCCGGGCATATCCTGTTCACTGCGCAGCGTCTGGCGCTGGAGTTGGGCTGCGAAGACGGTTTCCGCGTGGTGATGAACTGCAATGAGAAGGGTGGGCAAACTGTCTACCACATTCATATGCACGTACTCGGTCAGCGCCAGATGAACTGGCCACCGGGCTGA